Proteins from a single region of Verrucosispora sp. NA02020:
- the urtC gene encoding urea ABC transporter permease subunit UrtC, whose amino-acid sequence MTTVARDPVTDAAPAPPPATPAAGPSRHRFRAAAGFAFGAALLFAVAPLLLSDFRLSLLAKYLCVAMVAVGIGLAWGRGGMLALGQGVFFGLGGYAMAMHLKLADAGPGNMPDFMMLYGQLDELPLWWRPFASPWFALPATVLLPMAVAFVLGSLVFRRRVRGAYFAILSQALAAAMVILLIGQQGTTGGTNGLTDIQGFFGYDLDDPVNQRMVYFIIAGTLLALLAMTRHLMQSRYGELLVAVRDGEERVRFLGYDPATVKLVAYVVAAGMAGLAGALFVPAVGIISPALIGIVPSIEFVIGVAIGGRATLLGPVLGAVAVAWARTALSERFPGTWTYLQGLLFVVVVAFLPGGLASLVGLVRRRSDPPADGGPRPGPFGRLRRRKVEAAS is encoded by the coding sequence ATGACCACCGTCGCCAGAGATCCCGTCACCGACGCCGCACCCGCGCCCCCGCCGGCCACCCCGGCCGCCGGCCCGTCCCGGCACCGGTTCCGGGCCGCCGCCGGGTTCGCGTTCGGCGCGGCCCTGCTCTTCGCCGTCGCCCCGCTGCTGCTCTCCGACTTCCGGCTGTCCCTGCTGGCCAAGTACCTCTGCGTGGCGATGGTCGCGGTCGGCATCGGCCTGGCCTGGGGACGCGGCGGCATGCTCGCCCTCGGCCAGGGGGTCTTCTTCGGCCTCGGCGGCTACGCGATGGCCATGCACCTCAAGCTCGCCGACGCGGGTCCGGGCAACATGCCCGACTTCATGATGCTGTACGGGCAACTCGACGAGTTGCCGCTGTGGTGGCGCCCGTTCGCCAGCCCGTGGTTCGCCCTGCCCGCCACGGTGCTGCTGCCGATGGCGGTCGCCTTCGTCCTCGGGTCGCTGGTGTTCCGCCGCCGGGTCCGGGGCGCCTACTTCGCCATCCTCAGCCAGGCCCTCGCCGCCGCCATGGTGATCCTGCTGATCGGCCAGCAGGGCACCACCGGCGGCACCAACGGCCTCACCGACATCCAGGGCTTCTTCGGCTACGACCTGGACGACCCGGTCAACCAGCGGATGGTCTACTTCATCATCGCCGGTACCCTGTTGGCGTTGCTGGCCATGACCCGGCACCTGATGCAGAGCCGCTACGGCGAACTGCTCGTCGCGGTCCGCGACGGCGAGGAACGGGTCCGTTTCCTCGGCTACGACCCGGCCACCGTCAAACTGGTCGCGTACGTGGTGGCGGCGGGGATGGCCGGGCTGGCCGGGGCACTGTTCGTCCCGGCGGTCGGCATCATCTCACCGGCGCTGATCGGCATCGTGCCCTCCATCGAGTTCGTCATCGGTGTCGCCATCGGCGGTCGCGCCACCCTGCTCGGGCCGGTCCTCGGCGCGGTCGCGGTGGCATGGGCCCGGACCGCCCTGTCGGAGCGGTTCCCGGGCACCTGGACGTACCTCCAGGGCCTGTTGTTCGTGGTGGTGGTGGCCTTCCTGCCCGGCGGTCTGGCGTCGCTGGTCGGCCTGGTGCGCCGCCGCTCCGACCCACCCGCCGATGGCGGGCCGCGGCCCGGTCCGTTCGGGCGACTACGGCGGCGCAAGGTGGAGGCGGCATCGTGA
- the urtB gene encoding urea ABC transporter permease subunit UrtB, which yields MTVLIGQLFTGVSIGAVLLLIALGLALTFGQMGVINMAHGEFIMAGAYTTYVLQQVITAAGWSLLVALPVAFVVAGTMGVLLEVLLIRRLYARPLDTLLVTWGVSLILQQLARDVFGSPNVQTRAPELLTGNIALPGGITVANNRLFILALAGGAVVALTLALRLTRLGRRIRAVVQNRDLAAVSGIATARVDRTTFFIGSGLAGIAGVALTLLGPIGPTMGTNLIIDAFLVVVVGGIGQLKGTVIVAFALGVLQASGEYLTTLSVAKVMVFVAIVAFLQWRPQGMFTLRTRSLA from the coding sequence GTGACAGTTCTCATCGGTCAACTCTTCACCGGCGTCAGCATCGGCGCGGTGCTGCTGCTGATCGCGTTGGGTCTGGCGCTCACGTTCGGCCAGATGGGCGTGATCAACATGGCGCACGGCGAGTTCATCATGGCCGGCGCCTACACCACCTACGTCCTGCAACAGGTGATCACCGCGGCCGGCTGGTCGCTGCTGGTGGCGCTGCCGGTGGCCTTCGTGGTGGCCGGCACGATGGGCGTCCTGCTGGAGGTCCTGCTGATCCGCCGCCTCTACGCCCGGCCGCTGGACACGCTGCTGGTCACCTGGGGCGTGTCGCTGATCCTGCAACAGCTCGCCCGGGACGTCTTCGGCAGCCCGAACGTGCAGACCCGCGCCCCGGAACTGCTCACCGGGAACATCGCCCTGCCCGGCGGGATCACCGTCGCCAACAACCGGCTGTTCATCCTGGCCCTGGCCGGTGGCGCGGTGGTCGCGCTGACCCTCGCGTTGCGCCTCACCCGGCTGGGGCGGCGGATCCGCGCCGTGGTGCAGAACCGCGACCTGGCCGCCGTCTCCGGCATCGCCACCGCCCGGGTGGACCGGACGACCTTCTTCATCGGCTCCGGCCTGGCCGGCATCGCCGGAGTCGCGCTCACCCTGCTCGGCCCGATCGGTCCCACCATGGGCACCAACCTGATCATCGACGCCTTCCTGGTCGTCGTGGTCGGCGGCATCGGCCAGCTCAAGGGCACCGTGATCGTCGCCTTCGCGCTGGGTGTGCTCCAGGCGTCCGGCGAGTACCTGACCACCCTCAGCGTCGCCAAGGTGATGGTGTTCGTCGCCATCGTCGCGTTCCTCCAGTGGCGACCCCAGGGCATGTTCACCCTGCGTACCAGGAGTTTGGCATGA
- the urtA gene encoding urea ABC transporter substrate-binding protein, whose product MTLIRGRRILAGAMTLVAAAALAACGSKTTDGNTSAGVSADVSGDTVKVGLLNSLSGTMAISEVTVRDAITLAIEEINSAGGVLGKKIQPVGEDGASDWPTFAEKAEKLIREDRVAAVFGCWTSASRKAVKPVFEKNKALLFYPVQYEGLEQSPYIFYTGATTNQQIVPGLEYLKAQGAKSLYLVGSDYVFPRTANKIIKAYAEANGMTVLGEDYAPLGSTEFGTITNKVKSAGADAVFNTLNGDSNVAFFKEYKSAGLTAATMPVVSVSIAEEEVKSIGTQYLEGQLTAWNYYQTTPGAANEKFVAAYKAKYGADKPTSDPMEAAYVSVHLWKAMVEKAGTFDVEKVREAADGITFEAPEGLVTVDGATQHIAKTARVGKVGADGLIAEVWNSGQPITPDPYLKSYPWAGGLS is encoded by the coding sequence ATGACACTGATCCGGGGCCGCCGCATCCTGGCGGGTGCCATGACCCTGGTCGCCGCAGCCGCACTGGCCGCGTGCGGCAGCAAGACCACCGATGGGAACACCTCCGCCGGCGTCAGCGCCGACGTCTCCGGCGACACCGTCAAGGTGGGCCTGCTCAACTCCCTCTCCGGCACCATGGCCATCAGCGAGGTGACCGTCCGCGACGCGATCACGCTGGCGATCGAGGAGATCAACAGCGCCGGTGGCGTGCTCGGCAAGAAGATCCAGCCGGTCGGCGAGGACGGCGCCTCGGACTGGCCGACGTTCGCCGAGAAGGCCGAGAAACTGATCCGTGAGGACCGCGTGGCCGCCGTCTTCGGATGCTGGACCTCGGCCAGCCGCAAGGCCGTCAAGCCGGTGTTCGAGAAGAACAAGGCGCTGCTGTTCTACCCCGTGCAGTACGAGGGACTGGAACAGTCTCCGTACATCTTCTACACCGGTGCCACCACGAACCAGCAGATCGTTCCCGGGCTGGAGTATCTGAAGGCGCAGGGTGCCAAGTCGCTCTATCTGGTCGGCTCCGACTACGTCTTCCCGCGCACCGCGAACAAAATCATCAAGGCGTACGCCGAGGCCAACGGAATGACGGTGCTGGGGGAGGACTACGCCCCGCTCGGGTCCACCGAGTTCGGCACCATCACCAACAAGGTGAAGTCCGCCGGCGCGGACGCCGTCTTCAACACCCTCAACGGCGACAGCAACGTGGCGTTCTTCAAGGAGTACAAGTCCGCCGGGTTGACGGCGGCCACCATGCCGGTGGTCTCGGTCTCCATCGCCGAGGAGGAGGTCAAGAGCATCGGCACCCAGTACCTGGAAGGCCAGCTCACCGCCTGGAACTACTACCAGACCACGCCGGGTGCGGCGAACGAGAAGTTCGTGGCCGCGTACAAGGCCAAGTACGGCGCGGACAAGCCGACCAGTGACCCCATGGAGGCCGCGTACGTCTCGGTCCACCTGTGGAAGGCGATGGTGGAGAAGGCCGGCACGTTCGACGTGGAGAAGGTCCGGGAGGCCGCCGACGGCATCACCTTCGAGGCGCCGGAGGGTCTGGTCACCGTGGACGGTGCGACGCAGCACATCGCCAAGACGGCCCGCGTCGGCAAGGTCGGCGCGGACGGGCTGATCGCCGAGGTCTGGAACTCCGGCCAGCCGATCACCCCGGACCCGTACCTGAAGAGCTACCCCTGGGCCGGCGGCCTGAGCTGA
- a CDS encoding substrate-binding domain-containing protein: MSAPAPGYGRPQAGERLAAGAPWLTVDRGVVSIALVYPMRGPAGMFGPSCEQCAQLAMEEVNQRGGVLGRELRLVPVDGGAPPAEVAAEVEALVSTGAVQGVTGWHISSVRQAVAPRIAHRVPYVYTALYEGGERTEGVFLTSETPDAQLWPAMRVLAADLGVRRWFVVGNDYVWPRRTTRAAYRYALDSGGRVVGHHFLPLETHDFVEVLRRIERSDADAVLMLLVGADAVRFNRAFARSRLDQRCLRLSTLMDENMLLASGATNTRGLFSTAGFFAGLVTPENLDFHGQFARRFGLEAPPLGSLGESCYEGVMLLSALIAKAGTLDVRAVEASADVVSYDGPRGELRLRRRHVRQRIYLAEADGLDFTVLAEL; encoded by the coding sequence ATGTCCGCGCCGGCACCGGGGTACGGGCGCCCGCAGGCGGGGGAGAGGCTCGCCGCCGGGGCGCCCTGGCTCACCGTCGACCGGGGCGTGGTCAGCATCGCGCTGGTGTACCCGATGCGCGGACCGGCCGGCATGTTCGGCCCGAGCTGCGAGCAGTGTGCCCAGCTCGCGATGGAGGAGGTCAACCAGCGCGGCGGGGTGCTCGGCCGCGAGCTGCGGCTGGTGCCGGTCGACGGCGGTGCGCCACCGGCCGAGGTCGCCGCCGAGGTGGAGGCGTTGGTGTCGACGGGCGCCGTGCAGGGCGTCACCGGCTGGCACATCTCGTCGGTCCGGCAGGCGGTGGCGCCGCGCATCGCGCACCGGGTGCCGTACGTCTACACCGCCCTGTACGAGGGTGGCGAGCGTACCGAGGGGGTCTTCCTGACCAGCGAGACGCCGGACGCGCAGCTGTGGCCGGCGATGCGGGTGCTCGCCGCCGACCTCGGGGTCCGTCGCTGGTTCGTGGTGGGCAACGACTACGTCTGGCCGCGCCGGACCACCCGTGCCGCCTACCGGTACGCGCTGGACAGCGGCGGTCGGGTGGTCGGGCACCACTTCCTGCCGTTGGAGACGCACGACTTCGTCGAGGTGCTACGACGTATCGAGCGCAGCGACGCGGACGCGGTCCTGATGCTGCTGGTCGGTGCCGACGCGGTCCGGTTCAACCGGGCCTTCGCACGGTCCCGGTTGGACCAGCGCTGCCTGCGGTTGAGCACGCTGATGGACGAGAACATGCTGTTGGCCAGCGGGGCGACGAACACGCGGGGACTGTTCAGCACGGCAGGCTTCTTCGCCGGGCTGGTGACGCCGGAGAATCTGGACTTCCACGGTCAGTTCGCCCGCCGGTTCGGGTTGGAGGCGCCGCCGCTGGGCAGCCTCGGTGAGTCCTGCTACGAGGGTGTGATGCTGCTGTCCGCCCTGATCGCCAAGGCCGGCACGCTGGACGTCCGCGCGGTGGAGGCGTCCGCCGACGTGGTGTCGTACGACGGGCCGCGCGGCGAGCTGCGGTTGCGTCGTCGGCACGTACGCCAGCGGATCTATCTGGCCGAGGCCGACGGCCTGGACTTCACCGTCCTCGCCGAACTCTGA
- a CDS encoding MarR family winged helix-turn-helix transcriptional regulator: protein MSDLPGSAADLLPLLTRAERLLARRVGGVLAVESLTIEAWRVLCLLADGRGHPMSEVAAEASLPPGTLTKLVDQLVDRNLVFRRVDPFDRRRIRAYLTDRGRREHERIAARVHTDLSGLTASGDADLAGHLDDLIGRLEPDRRPAPTRV from the coding sequence ATGTCAGACCTTCCCGGCTCCGCAGCCGACCTGCTTCCCCTGCTCACCCGCGCCGAGCGTCTGCTCGCCCGCCGGGTCGGTGGGGTGCTCGCCGTCGAGTCGCTCACCATCGAGGCGTGGCGGGTGCTCTGCCTGCTCGCCGACGGTCGGGGGCACCCGATGAGCGAGGTCGCCGCCGAGGCGTCCCTGCCCCCGGGCACCCTGACCAAGCTGGTCGACCAGCTCGTGGACCGCAACCTGGTGTTCCGGCGGGTCGACCCGTTCGACCGGCGACGCATCCGGGCGTACCTGACCGACCGGGGGCGACGCGAGCACGAGCGGATCGCCGCGCGGGTCCACACCGACCTGTCCGGGCTGACCGCCTCCGGTGACGCGGACCTGGCCGGGCACCTGGACGACCTGATCGGACGGCTGGAGCCGGACCGCCGCCCGGCCCCCACCCGGGTCTGA
- a CDS encoding serine hydrolase translates to MAEQMSRRAAIGIGAAAAALVATPGGAAAAPGTSGGAAPSGHDAAQALIRRTYRQQKARAGGAWRSHVAMVDDSGALRTVVADDVDRVTHGYSVQKLAVAVAVMDKIDRGELALGQRLDLTGDIILGGSGIYFLHTVWGDEITVANFLTAMLLVSDNTSVRMCGRVVPALEINEILAAKGFTHTRVEPVANPNRFFLGVTTPRETHDLLWRLATKTLLSTRSCDFLLGILRWVNGYHDGIRRDMSSAERSRVATKYGADYDESGAARHEAGIMFDATGAPTLTYAFFADSLGDLDNYGGTHPAVRAHATLGRVMFDAVGPVTNRAARARHSVNRFRPVNGG, encoded by the coding sequence ATGGCCGAGCAGATGAGCCGTCGGGCCGCGATCGGGATCGGGGCCGCTGCGGCGGCCCTGGTGGCGACACCGGGCGGCGCTGCCGCCGCGCCCGGTACGTCGGGCGGTGCGGCACCGTCCGGTCACGATGCCGCGCAGGCGCTGATCCGGCGTACCTATCGGCAGCAGAAGGCGCGGGCGGGCGGTGCGTGGCGTTCGCACGTGGCGATGGTGGACGACTCCGGTGCGCTGCGGACCGTGGTGGCCGACGACGTCGACCGGGTGACGCACGGGTACAGCGTGCAGAAGCTGGCCGTCGCGGTGGCGGTGATGGACAAGATCGACCGGGGTGAGCTGGCGCTCGGCCAGCGGCTCGATCTGACCGGCGACATCATCCTCGGTGGCAGTGGCATCTACTTCCTGCACACCGTCTGGGGTGACGAGATCACCGTGGCGAACTTCCTCACCGCCATGCTGCTCGTCTCCGACAACACGTCGGTGCGGATGTGCGGGCGGGTGGTGCCGGCACTGGAGATCAACGAGATCCTCGCCGCCAAGGGCTTCACGCACACCCGGGTCGAGCCGGTGGCCAACCCGAACCGCTTCTTCCTCGGCGTCACCACCCCGCGCGAGACCCACGACCTGCTGTGGCGGCTGGCCACCAAGACCCTGCTGTCGACCCGGTCGTGCGACTTCCTGCTGGGCATCCTGCGCTGGGTGAACGGCTACCACGACGGGATCCGTCGCGACATGTCCTCGGCGGAACGCAGCCGGGTGGCCACCAAGTACGGTGCGGACTACGACGAGAGCGGCGCGGCCCGGCACGAGGCCGGCATCATGTTCGACGCGACCGGCGCGCCGACGCTGACCTACGCCTTCTTCGCCGACTCCCTCGGCGACCTGGACAACTACGGCGGCACCCACCCGGCGGTACGCGCCCACGCGACCCTGGGTCGGGTGATGTTCGACGCCGTCGGGCCGGTCACCAACCGCGCGGCACGAGCCCGGCACTCCGTCAACCGGTTCCGCCCGGTCAACGGCGGCTGA
- a CDS encoding urease accessory protein UreD — protein sequence MRATARLLARADRHGRTVLAELRGESPLLLRQVPASDGGVTVYVVGGAAGPLAGDDLRLDVEVGPGAVVRVRTVAASIALPGRSGAVSRMLVRVTVAADATLHWLPEQLVAAAGCAHVADAQVDVAEGGTLHWRDELICGRYQEAPGNAEVVTRVDVGGRPLLRQSLAVGPDTLGWAGPAVLGGAPATGSLLVVDPCAPSVPPAVMGTVARLPLAGGPATLWTATAPDAHTLRRYLTPTATAFPVDGDEAVRVG from the coding sequence ATGCGTGCCACCGCCCGGCTGCTGGCCCGCGCCGACCGGCACGGGCGCACCGTGCTGGCGGAGCTGCGCGGGGAGAGCCCGCTGCTGCTGCGCCAGGTGCCGGCGTCGGACGGTGGCGTCACGGTGTACGTCGTCGGCGGTGCGGCCGGTCCGCTCGCCGGCGACGACCTGCGGCTGGACGTCGAGGTGGGCCCCGGTGCGGTGGTCCGCGTCCGCACCGTGGCCGCCTCGATCGCCCTGCCCGGCCGCTCCGGCGCGGTCTCCCGGATGCTGGTCCGGGTGACCGTCGCCGCCGACGCCACGCTGCACTGGCTGCCGGAGCAACTGGTCGCGGCGGCGGGTTGTGCGCACGTGGCCGACGCGCAGGTGGACGTCGCCGAGGGCGGCACCCTGCACTGGCGGGACGAACTGATCTGCGGTCGGTACCAGGAGGCACCCGGCAACGCCGAGGTCGTCACCCGGGTCGACGTCGGGGGCCGGCCCCTGCTGCGGCAGTCGCTGGCGGTCGGGCCGGACACACTCGGCTGGGCCGGACCGGCGGTGCTCGGCGGCGCACCCGCCACCGGCTCGCTGCTCGTGGTCGACCCGTGCGCACCGTCCGTACCCCCGGCGGTCATGGGCACGGTCGCCCGGTTGCCACTGGCAGGCGGCCCGGCCACCCTCTGGACCGCCACCGCCCCGGACGCGCACACCCTGCGGAGGTACCTCACCCCGACGGCGACGGCGTTCCCGGTCGACGGCGACGAGGCCGTCCGAGTCGGGTGA
- the ureG gene encoding urease accessory protein UreG produces MRPETEHDESVPHTHPEPGVDPHAPLPAASRALRVGIGGPVGSGKTALVAALCRAFADELRLAVVTNDIYTTEDADFLKRAGVLDPDRIRAVETGCCPHTAIRDDIGANLDAVDELAEALGPLDLVLVESGGDNLTATFSRGLVDRQIFVVDVAGGDKVPRKGGPGVTAADLLVINKTDLAPMVGADLSVMDRDARARRGSLPTVFQSITEDPLATRVAGWIRHELAHHRAATAHADHPVPAGQA; encoded by the coding sequence TTGCGTCCTGAGACCGAGCACGACGAGTCCGTTCCCCACACCCACCCGGAACCCGGAGTCGACCCGCACGCCCCGCTGCCCGCCGCGTCGCGGGCGCTGCGGGTCGGCATCGGCGGTCCGGTCGGCTCCGGCAAGACGGCGCTGGTCGCCGCGCTGTGCCGGGCCTTCGCCGACGAGTTGCGGCTGGCGGTGGTGACCAACGACATCTACACCACCGAGGACGCCGACTTCCTCAAGCGGGCCGGGGTACTCGACCCGGACCGGATCCGGGCCGTGGAGACCGGCTGCTGCCCGCACACCGCCATCCGTGACGACATCGGTGCCAACCTCGACGCGGTCGACGAGTTGGCCGAGGCGCTGGGCCCGCTGGACCTCGTGCTGGTGGAGAGCGGCGGGGACAACCTGACCGCCACCTTCAGCCGAGGTCTGGTGGACCGGCAGATCTTCGTGGTGGACGTGGCCGGCGGGGACAAGGTGCCGCGCAAGGGTGGCCCCGGCGTGACCGCCGCCGACCTCCTGGTGATCAACAAGACGGACCTGGCCCCGATGGTCGGCGCCGACCTGTCGGTGATGGACCGTGACGCGCGGGCCCGCCGGGGCAGCCTGCCGACGGTGTTCCAGTCCATCACCGAGGATCCGCTGGCCACCCGGGTCGCCGGGTGGATCCGGCACGAGTTGGCCCACCACCGGGCCGCGACCGCGCACGCCGACCACCCGGTACCCGCCGGGCAGGCCTGA
- a CDS encoding urease accessory protein UreF, with product MSAPTMLLLLADGRFPAGAHAHSSGLEAAVAAGRVTDLATLGEYLRGRLATAGLVAAAFAAASRRAARSAGRRDLLARLDAELDARTASPAQRAVSRRQGRALLRAGREIWPGDTFDDLPARPPGPHQPLVLGLVGAAAGLDPAQVATVAAHATVTGSASAAVRLLGLDPYRVQALLVRLAVACDATAARAARAAEEPPERLPAAAAPLADIHAEVHATWEVRLFAS from the coding sequence ATGAGCGCGCCGACCATGCTCCTGCTGCTCGCCGACGGGCGGTTCCCAGCGGGGGCGCACGCCCACTCGTCGGGGCTGGAGGCGGCTGTCGCGGCCGGGCGGGTGACCGACCTGGCCACGTTGGGGGAGTACCTGCGCGGGCGGCTGGCCACCGCCGGGCTGGTCGCGGCGGCGTTCGCGGCGGCGTCCCGTCGGGCCGCCCGGTCGGCCGGACGCCGGGACCTGCTGGCGCGGCTCGACGCCGAACTGGACGCCCGGACCGCGTCGCCGGCCCAACGGGCGGTGTCCCGTCGCCAGGGCCGGGCGCTGCTGCGGGCCGGGCGGGAGATCTGGCCCGGTGACACCTTCGACGACCTGCCCGCCAGGCCGCCCGGCCCGCACCAGCCGCTGGTGCTGGGGTTGGTCGGCGCCGCAGCTGGTCTGGACCCGGCGCAGGTCGCCACGGTCGCCGCCCACGCGACGGTGACCGGTTCGGCAAGCGCCGCCGTACGTCTGCTCGGCCTCGATCCCTACCGGGTGCAGGCCCTGCTGGTGCGGCTCGCGGTCGCCTGCGACGCCACCGCGGCGCGGGCGGCGCGGGCCGCCGAGGAACCACCGGAGCGGCTGCCGGCCGCCGCCGCTCCGCTCGCCGACATCCATGCCGAAGTCCACGCCACCTGGGAGGTGCGTCTCTTTGCGTCCTGA
- a CDS encoding urease subunit alpha, whose translation MSMVERERYVALYGPSTGDRIRLADTNLLIEVEHDHCAGGDEAVFGGGKVIRESMGQSRATRAEGALDTVITGAVVLDHWGVVKADVGIRDGRIVALGRAGNPDTMDGVHPELVIGPATEVIAGNGRILTAGAVDTHVHFICPQIVTEALAGGVTTLVGGGTGPAEGTRATTVTPNAWHLARMHEALDAFPVNVLLLGKGNTVSAEALWEQLRAGAGGFKLHEDWGTTPAAIDACLRVADASGVQVSIHTDTLNEAGFVADTLRAIGGRAIHSYHTEGAGGGHAPDIITVAGEPNVLPSSTNPTRPYTRNTLAEHLDMLMVCHHLNPAVPEDLAFAESRIRPSTMAAEDLLHDLGAISIIGSDSQAMGRVGEVVLRTWQSAHVMKARVGALPGDGAADNHRARRYVAKYTICAAMANGLDHEIGSVEPGKLADLVLWEPAFFGVRPHLVIKGGFIAYAQMGDANASIPTPQPMLPRPMFGAYGVAAAATSLAFVAPAALDAGLRLDVRRRVVPVADVRQRGKTDLPENGALPRIEVDPDTFTVRIDGEVVEPDPVTELPMAQRYFLF comes from the coding sequence ATGAGCATGGTGGAGCGGGAGCGCTACGTGGCGCTCTACGGGCCGAGTACGGGCGACCGGATCCGGCTGGCCGACACGAACCTGCTGATCGAGGTCGAGCACGACCACTGTGCCGGCGGCGACGAGGCGGTCTTCGGCGGCGGCAAGGTGATCCGCGAGTCGATGGGGCAGTCCCGGGCCACCCGGGCGGAGGGGGCCCTGGACACCGTCATCACCGGCGCGGTGGTCCTCGACCACTGGGGCGTGGTCAAGGCGGACGTGGGGATCCGCGACGGGCGGATCGTCGCGCTGGGCCGGGCGGGCAACCCGGACACCATGGACGGTGTGCACCCGGAGCTGGTGATCGGACCGGCGACCGAGGTGATCGCCGGCAACGGCCGGATCCTCACCGCCGGGGCGGTCGACACCCACGTGCACTTCATCTGCCCGCAGATCGTCACCGAGGCGCTGGCCGGTGGGGTCACCACCCTGGTCGGCGGCGGCACCGGACCGGCCGAGGGGACCCGGGCCACCACCGTCACGCCGAACGCCTGGCACCTGGCCCGGATGCACGAGGCGCTGGACGCGTTCCCGGTCAACGTGCTGCTGCTCGGCAAGGGCAACACGGTCTCCGCCGAGGCGCTCTGGGAACAGCTGCGGGCCGGTGCCGGCGGCTTCAAGCTGCACGAGGACTGGGGCACCACCCCGGCGGCGATCGACGCGTGCCTGCGGGTGGCGGACGCCTCGGGCGTGCAGGTCTCCATCCACACCGACACCCTCAACGAGGCCGGGTTCGTCGCGGACACCCTGCGGGCGATCGGCGGCCGGGCGATCCACTCGTACCACACCGAGGGGGCCGGGGGCGGGCACGCGCCGGACATCATCACCGTCGCCGGGGAACCGAACGTGCTGCCCTCGTCGACCAACCCGACCCGTCCGTACACCCGCAACACCCTGGCCGAACACCTCGACATGCTGATGGTCTGCCACCACCTCAACCCGGCGGTGCCGGAGGACCTGGCGTTCGCCGAGAGCCGGATCCGACCGTCCACGATGGCCGCCGAGGACCTGCTGCACGACCTGGGCGCGATCTCGATCATCGGCTCCGACTCGCAGGCGATGGGCCGGGTCGGCGAGGTCGTGCTGCGGACCTGGCAGAGCGCGCACGTGATGAAGGCGCGGGTGGGGGCGTTGCCCGGTGACGGTGCCGCCGACAACCACCGGGCCCGGCGGTACGTGGCGAAGTACACCATCTGCGCGGCCATGGCCAACGGACTCGACCACGAGATCGGCTCGGTCGAGCCGGGCAAGCTCGCCGACCTGGTGCTCTGGGAACCGGCGTTCTTCGGCGTCCGACCGCACCTGGTGATCAAGGGCGGGTTCATCGCGTACGCCCAGATGGGGGACGCGAACGCCTCGATCCCGACGCCGCAGCCGATGCTGCCCCGCCCCATGTTCGGCGCGTACGGCGTGGCGGCCGCCGCCACCAGCCTGGCGTTCGTGGCACCCGCCGCGCTCGACGCCGGGCTGCGCCTGGACGTGCGTCGCCGGGTGGTGCCGGTGGCCGACGTACGGCAGCGCGGCAAGACCGACCTGCCGGAAAACGGTGCGCTGCCGCGCATCGAGGTGGACCCGGACACCTTCACCGTCCGCATCGACGGCGAGGTGGTCGAACCCGACCCGGTGACCGAGTTGCCGATGGCCCAGCGCTACTTCCTGTTCTGA
- a CDS encoding urease subunit beta, with protein MIPGEILPAARPVEINAGRPVTTLLVVNTGDRPVQVGSHYHFAEANPALDFDRSAAWGQRLAVPAGTSVRFEPGVSRTVDLVPLRGARIVPGLRGECAGPLDPAPTTAVPDDGAQRSGATA; from the coding sequence GTGATCCCCGGGGAGATCCTGCCGGCGGCGCGGCCGGTGGAGATCAACGCCGGACGTCCGGTGACCACGCTGCTCGTGGTGAACACCGGTGACCGGCCGGTGCAGGTCGGGTCGCACTACCACTTCGCCGAGGCCAACCCGGCCCTGGACTTCGACCGGTCCGCTGCCTGGGGGCAGCGTCTCGCCGTACCGGCCGGCACGTCCGTGCGGTTCGAACCGGGCGTGAGCCGCACCGTGGACCTGGTGCCGCTGCGCGGCGCGCGGATCGTCCCCGGCCTGCGCGGCGAGTGCGCCGGCCCGCTGGACCCGGCCCCGACGACGGCGGTGCCCGACGACGGCGCGCAGCGGAGCGGAGCGACGGCATGA
- a CDS encoding urease subunit gamma, which yields MYLTPHEQDRLLVHVAADVARRRRERGLRLNYPEAVAVLTAFLLEGARDGASVVDLMASGRTVLSRDDVQDGIPELLREVQVEATFPDGTKLVTVHHPIP from the coding sequence GTGTATCTCACCCCTCACGAGCAGGACCGCCTGCTCGTCCACGTGGCGGCGGACGTCGCCCGACGCCGCCGCGAGCGCGGCCTGCGTCTCAACTACCCGGAAGCCGTCGCGGTGCTCACCGCCTTCCTCCTCGAAGGTGCCCGCGACGGGGCGTCCGTGGTCGACCTGATGGCCTCCGGCCGCACCGTCCTGAGCCGGGACGACGTGCAGGACGGCATCCCCGAGCTGCTGAGGGAGGTGCAGGTGGAGGCGACGTTCCCGGACGGCACCAAGCTGGTGACGGTGCACCACCCGATCCCGTGA